The sequence below is a genomic window from Halolamina litorea.
CATCTTCAACATCATCACCACCGACGCCTCCGGCGCCGGCGCGCTGGTCCGCCAGTTCGCCCAGCGACTCGGGTACGGGCTGTTGGTCGGCATCGCCGTCGCCGCGGTGATGTACTACGCGCTCCAGTACGTCGACCTCTCGCCGGGGAACGCCCCGCGAAACGCCCGGCTGCTCGTACTCGCGGGCGCGCTCGTCGCCTACGCGGCGGCGAACTACCTCGCCAGCGAGTCCGGCGTCGCCGCCGTCGCCGTCGCCGGCGTGCTGCTCGGCAACGCCGACGTGCCCTACGAGGAGGACATCGCGGCGTTCAAGGGCGACGTGACGCTCGTGGTGCTCTCGTTCGTCTTCATCATGCTGGCGGCGCTACTGGAGTTCTCGGTGCTGATCAACCTCGGCATCGGGGGGCTGGCCGTCGTCGCCGTCGTCGCACTGGTGCTCCGGCCGCTGCTGGTGTTCGTCTCCAGCGTCGGCGACCGGTACACGCGCGAGGAGCGACTGTTCATGAGCTTCGTCGGCCCGCGCGGGATCATTCCCGCCTCGGTGGCGACGCTGTTCGCCATCGAACTCCGGAGTCCCGAAGTCGGGATGCCCGGGGCCGCCGACCTGCTCGTCGGCACCGTCTTCCTGACCATCCTGCTGACCGTCGTGTTCGAGGCGGGGCTGGCCCGCCGCATCGCGGAGAAACTCAACGTCATACCTATGCGAGTCATCATCGTCGGAGGCGGGGACGTGGGCCGAGAGCTCGCGACCCGTCTCGAAGACCGAGGCGAGGACGTAGTCATCGTGGAGAAGAACCAAGACCGGATCCAGGGGGCCCGCGACGCGGGCTTCACGGTCCACGCGGGCGACGGCACCGAGACCGACGTGCTGCGCTCGGCCGGCGCCGACAACGCCAAGTTCGTCATCGCCGCTACAGGCGACGACGACGCGAACCTACTGATCTCTCAACTCTCCCAGTCGAAGTTCGACCCGAAGGAGGTCATCACCCGGACCAACAACCCCGAGAACGTCGACGCCTTCGAGGAGTTGGGCGTGACGACCATCTCCTCGGCGATGGCCACGGCACAGGCCATGGACAACCACATCGAGCGCCCGGCGCTCGCCAACTGGATGCGCGGCATCGGCGAGTCCGGCGACGTGCAGGAGATCGAGGTCACCGCCGAC
It includes:
- a CDS encoding cation:proton antiporter; amino-acid sequence: MAGNESAVLIAVVAGIIGVGVVAQVLSDRFQVPSVVFLIAAGILLGPEGTNLLNPEGFGTALPAIVGLSVAIIVFEGAFHLRIEQLREAPQTVFRLVTLGALIALVGTAAAVNFFLGAGWPVSFLIGSLLVATGPTVIAPILEVVPVRDRVGVALDTEGIVNDVTAAITAVVIFNIITTDASGAGALVRQFAQRLGYGLLVGIAVAAVMYYALQYVDLSPGNAPRNARLLVLAGALVAYAAANYLASESGVAAVAVAGVLLGNADVPYEEDIAAFKGDVTLVVLSFVFIMLAALLEFSVLINLGIGGLAVVAVVALVLRPLLVFVSSVGDRYTREERLFMSFVGPRGIIPASVATLFAIELRSPEVGMPGAADLLVGTVFLTILLTVVFEAGLARRIAEKLNVIPMRVIIVGGGDVGRELATRLEDRGEDVVIVEKNQDRIQGARDAGFTVHAGDGTETDVLRSAGADNAKFVIAATGDDDANLLISQLSQSKFDPKEVITRTNNPENVDAFEELGVTTISSAMATAQAMDNHIERPALANWMRGIGESGDVQEIEVTADVLVGRTVRDIGPDLPGGCLIGLVCRDGDSFVPEADFTLERGDRITFIGPKEAVREAMAWAHPEE